The nucleotide sequence ACAAGATCCCGGTTGCGCTCCGGCACCGCTACGGGTCCTTTGCGCCAACCCGGGAGGTGGAAGTGGCGTGGCAGGCCACGCTCGACGTCGCGCGGGCGCTGCGGGCTACGATCGTGGTCTTCCAGTGCCCTGCCCGCTTCGGCCCCACCGACCCGCACGTCGCGAACCTGCGGCACTTCTTCGCCAACGTGCCGCGCGAGGGGCTGCGGTTCGCGTGGGAGCCGCGGGGCCACTGGCCTCCCGCGCTCGTCAAGGCCCTGTGCAGGGAGCTTGATTTGATCCACTGTGTCGACCCGTTCGTCGCGCCCTCGCAGTATGGGGACCCCTGCTACTACCGCATGCACGGCCGCGGCGGATACCGATACCGCTACACCGACGAAGACCTACAGCAGCTGCGCGAGATGTGCACAGGACCGACGTACGTCCTGTTCAACAACGTGTCGATGTGGGACGACGCCGTGCGCTTCCTCCGGCTCGTCGGGGCCGCATGAGGGAGGTTTGCCGCGGAAGCGTACTCCGCCATG is from Armatimonadota bacterium and encodes:
- a CDS encoding DUF72 domain-containing protein, which encodes MRVRVGCCGFARRFEEYAQHLDVVEVQQTFYRMPQHRTVERWRRRVPDRFEFTLKAWQLITHTPDSPTYRRLGHKIPVALRHRYGSFAPTREVEVAWQATLDVARALRATIVVFQCPARFGPTDPHVANLRHFFANVPREGLRFAWEPRGHWPPALVKALCRELDLIHCVDPFVAPSQYGDPCYYRMHGRGGYRYRYTDEDLQQLREMCTGPTYVLFNNVSMWDDAVRFLRLVGAA